The Sphaerospermopsis torques-reginae ITEP-024 genome has a window encoding:
- a CDS encoding glucokinase, giving the protein MTLLLAGDIGGTKTILRLVESSNSLGLKTLYEESYRSGDFPDLVPIVQKFLAAANTSTGNISTPEKACFAIAGPVVKNTAKLTNLAWFLDTERLAQQLNIPAISLINDFAAVGYGIFGLTTQDLVTLQVGKYQPDAPMAVIGAGTGLGQGFLIKQGNQYQVFPSEGGHADFAPRNELEFQLLKYLLAKHDIQRASVERVVSGLGITSIYQFLRDRQIDTENPEIAQIVRTWEQETGKAEKTVDPGAAIGSAALEKSDRLSEQTIQMFVEAYGAEAGNLALKLLPYGGLYIAGGIAPKILPLMQNGSFMLNFTQKGRMRSLLEEIPVHIILNQQVGLIGAALSASRL; this is encoded by the coding sequence ATGACATTACTATTAGCGGGAGATATCGGTGGCACGAAAACAATTTTACGCCTGGTGGAGTCTTCAAACTCATTAGGTTTAAAAACATTGTATGAGGAAAGTTACCGCAGTGGTGATTTTCCTGATTTAGTACCAATTGTACAAAAATTTTTAGCCGCAGCAAATACATCAACAGGCAATATATCTACACCAGAAAAAGCCTGTTTTGCGATCGCCGGACCCGTAGTAAAAAACACCGCTAAACTCACTAACTTAGCTTGGTTTTTAGACACGGAAAGATTAGCACAACAATTAAATATTCCGGCAATTTCCCTAATTAATGACTTTGCTGCTGTTGGTTATGGTATTTTTGGTTTAACCACACAAGATTTAGTCACCTTACAAGTTGGTAAATATCAACCCGATGCACCGATGGCAGTTATTGGTGCAGGAACAGGTTTAGGACAAGGTTTTTTAATCAAACAAGGAAACCAATATCAAGTTTTTCCCTCCGAAGGTGGCCACGCAGATTTTGCCCCCCGCAATGAATTAGAATTTCAACTGTTGAAATATTTATTAGCTAAACATGATATTCAACGCGCATCTGTAGAAAGAGTAGTTTCCGGTTTAGGAATCACTTCCATTTACCAATTTTTAAGAGATAGACAAATAGACACAGAAAACCCAGAAATAGCCCAAATAGTCAGAACCTGGGAACAAGAAACCGGAAAAGCAGAAAAAACCGTTGATCCTGGTGCTGCTATTGGTAGTGCAGCTTTAGAAAAAAGCGATCGCCTATCAGAACAAACCATACAAATGTTCGTCGAAGCTTACGGTGCAGAAGCCGGTAACTTAGCCTTAAAACTTTTACCCTACGGAGGATTATACATTGCTGGCGGTATCGCTCCAAAAATTCTACCTTTGATGCAAAATGGCAGTTTTATGTTAAATTTCACCCAAAAAGGCAGAATGCGTTCCCTCCTCGAAGAAATACCTGTTCACATCATTCTTAATCAACAAGTAGGATTAATAGGTGCGGCTTTATCTGCTTCTAGGTTATAA
- a CDS encoding histidine phosphatase family protein, translating to MSQIIWIARHANRLDFVNPDWFLTAEKRYDPPLSDDGMIQAQQLAKRLKGEKIKHIFASPFLRTVQTANAVAEALELEIRLETGLSEWLNPAWMTEEPERLSTPELKALFPRIDTGYTPQIAAKYPETHEQVRHRSAQTARCLAAEFWPDDILLVAHGASVLGAAMGFVGDIAKAEVKATLCSLVKVVRQESQWLLELKGDTSHLTTVEEVVRFV from the coding sequence ATGAGTCAAATTATTTGGATCGCCAGACACGCCAACCGCCTTGATTTTGTAAACCCTGACTGGTTTCTCACAGCCGAAAAACGCTATGATCCACCATTATCAGATGATGGCATGATCCAAGCACAACAACTAGCAAAAAGACTCAAAGGCGAAAAAATCAAACATATTTTTGCCTCACCCTTTTTGCGAACAGTGCAAACCGCCAACGCAGTCGCCGAAGCATTAGAATTAGAGATTAGACTAGAAACAGGCTTGAGTGAGTGGTTAAATCCCGCATGGATGACAGAAGAACCAGAAAGACTCTCAACCCCAGAATTAAAAGCATTATTCCCTAGAATAGACACAGGCTACACGCCCCAGATAGCAGCAAAATACCCCGAAACCCATGAACAAGTCAGACACCGTTCTGCACAAACCGCTAGATGTTTAGCAGCAGAATTTTGGCCAGATGATATTCTGTTAGTAGCACATGGGGCTTCTGTGTTAGGTGCGGCGATGGGATTTGTGGGGGATATAGCTAAAGCAGAAGTTAAAGCTACTTTATGTTCTTTAGTAAAAGTGGTGCGTCAAGAATCACAATGGTTACTAGAACTAAAAGGAGATACTTCTCATTTAACTACAGTAGAGGAAGTAGTAAGATTTGTATAA
- a CDS encoding FAD-dependent oxidoreductase, giving the protein MQQNSQPSLKNLKNLVLIGGGHSHAIVLKLFGNQPVAGVNLTLITPDQYTPYSGMLPGHIAGFYNYFQCHIDLRNLSNFANAQLYLDQVVGLDLENNQVFCANGSVVNFDILSLDIGSTPAKLSVSGAAEYTIAAKPVKQLLEHWYKLQKMVSENPQKPLSISVVGGGSGGVELALSMLAGLQKLGIENLTIHLWQRTGELMPNHHPTVRRIMEDVLINKGVKLHLGENVCELAPKRDNQLEITSESGFRLKCNQVFWVTQASAANWVKDSEIATDKKGFILVNDNLQSISHPQIFATGDIATMINYHLPKAGVFAVRQGKPLYENLRRLILGKSLKPYKPQKEYLSLIGTGDGRALATRGNFTLPPHPLLWYWKDCIDRQFMAQF; this is encoded by the coding sequence ATGCAGCAAAATTCCCAACCAAGCCTAAAAAACCTAAAAAACCTAGTGTTAATAGGTGGTGGCCATAGTCATGCCATTGTTTTAAAACTTTTTGGTAATCAACCTGTGGCTGGAGTAAATTTGACGTTAATTACTCCAGATCAATATACACCATACTCTGGGATGTTACCCGGACATATTGCCGGATTTTACAATTATTTTCAATGCCATATTGACTTGCGAAATTTAAGCAACTTTGCTAATGCTCAGTTATATCTTGATCAAGTCGTAGGTTTGGATTTAGAAAATAATCAGGTTTTTTGTGCTAACGGATCTGTGGTAAATTTTGATATTCTCTCTCTTGATATTGGCAGCACTCCCGCTAAATTGTCTGTATCAGGTGCGGCAGAATATACAATTGCTGCTAAACCAGTTAAACAACTTTTAGAACATTGGTATAAATTACAAAAAATGGTTTCTGAAAATCCTCAAAAACCGCTAAGTATTAGTGTTGTAGGTGGTGGTTCTGGAGGTGTAGAATTAGCGTTATCAATGTTGGCAGGTTTACAGAAATTAGGAATAGAAAATTTAACAATACATCTATGGCAACGCACTGGGGAATTAATGCCAAATCATCACCCAACAGTGAGACGGATTATGGAGGATGTTCTAATTAATAAAGGTGTAAAATTACATTTAGGTGAAAATGTTTGTGAACTTGCACCTAAAAGAGATAATCAATTAGAAATTACATCAGAATCTGGGTTCAGATTAAAATGTAATCAAGTATTTTGGGTAACACAAGCCTCAGCAGCAAATTGGGTGAAAGATTCGGAAATTGCTACAGATAAAAAAGGGTTTATTTTAGTAAATGATAATTTGCAATCTATTAGTCATCCTCAGATTTTTGCGACTGGTGATATTGCCACAATGATTAATTATCATTTACCAAAAGCAGGTGTATTTGCGGTGCGTCAAGGTAAACCACTGTATGAAAATTTGCGAAGATTGATTTTGGGTAAATCACTAAAACCCTATAAACCACAAAAAGAGTATTTAAGTTTAATTGGTACTGGTGACGGGCGTGCCTTAGCTACGAGAGGAAATTTCACCTTACCACCTCATCCATTATTGTGGTACTGGAAAGACTGTATTGATCGGCAGTTTATGGCACAATTTTAA
- a CDS encoding pentapeptide repeat-containing protein, which yields MSAKKTDATLHWLITIIVIVLLSLILIVFASTNIDKLSLQQQISQKNQALTTIAIVFLGVAVIVNVYYAAKRTQAIEKNAITSEKNLAISLENTKLLQERLIAERFIGSISQLGHDKVETRTGAIYALERIAQDFPQEHWTIMQILTAFVRENAPIQLERKVQKPEDFMTIDFGNNRDRIRRQQQANYSLPLESWKLRTDIQAALTVIGRRNFQHDRENQKLDLRNTDIRRVDLSGAKLQGVDLRGSDLCGADLRNADLSEAVLDGAKIIGSILYQANLFKASLRGANLSRSNLNLANLYGVNLSSANLFGASLRSVNLQSANLYKANLQQANLKAANLSGAKLFLANLQGAKLGKTNLRLAGLIAANLQGANLNGANLQGANLNAAKLQQTDIYFANLSAASLTEADLNHANLMGANLSQAILDEADLSEANLIGANLLGAQLDDVKLIGATLTGAKNLKSEQIINAVGDRTTRLPDYIETPANWRESV from the coding sequence ATGTCTGCTAAAAAGACAGATGCAACATTGCATTGGTTGATCACTATCATCGTTATTGTACTTCTGTCATTGATACTGATTGTCTTCGCATCTACTAATATTGACAAGTTATCACTTCAACAGCAAATATCTCAAAAAAATCAAGCATTAACTACTATTGCTATAGTTTTTCTGGGTGTAGCTGTCATAGTTAATGTTTATTATGCAGCCAAAAGAACTCAAGCAATAGAAAAAAATGCAATTACATCTGAGAAAAATCTAGCAATTAGTCTTGAAAATACCAAACTTCTTCAAGAAAGACTAATTGCAGAACGTTTTATTGGCAGTATTTCCCAGTTAGGACATGACAAGGTAGAAACACGCACAGGAGCTATTTATGCTTTAGAAAGAATTGCCCAAGATTTTCCCCAAGAACATTGGACAATTATGCAAATTCTGACTGCGTTTGTCCGCGAAAATGCACCCATACAACTAGAGAGGAAAGTACAAAAACCAGAAGATTTCATGACTATTGATTTCGGAAACAATCGTGATCGGATACGCCGACAACAGCAAGCAAATTATTCTCTACCATTAGAATCTTGGAAACTGCGTACTGATATTCAAGCAGCTTTAACTGTGATTGGGAGACGCAATTTTCAACATGATCGAGAAAATCAAAAATTAGATTTACGTAATACTGACATCAGACGAGTTGATTTATCAGGAGCTAAACTGCAAGGGGTAGACTTACGAGGATCTGATTTGTGTGGTGCAGATTTGCGAAATGCTGATTTAAGTGAGGCGGTTTTGGATGGTGCTAAAATTATCGGTTCGATTCTTTATCAAGCTAACTTATTTAAAGCTAGTTTACGGGGAGCTAATTTGAGTCGTTCTAATCTGAATCTTGCCAATTTATATGGAGTAAACTTGAGTTCCGCTAATTTGTTTGGTGCAAGTTTGCGTTCAGTTAATTTGCAATCTGCCAACTTGTATAAAGCTAATTTGCAACAAGCTAATCTCAAGGCTGCTAATTTATCAGGTGCTAAGTTATTTTTAGCTAATTTGCAAGGTGCGAAATTAGGGAAAACTAATTTACGTTTAGCAGGGTTAATTGCGGCAAATTTACAAGGTGCAAATCTTAATGGTGCAAATTTACAAGGTGCAAATTTGAATGCTGCAAAATTACAGCAAACAGATATTTATTTTGCTAACCTTAGTGCAGCTAGTTTAACAGAAGCCGATTTAAATCATGCTAATTTGATGGGCGCTAATCTTTCTCAAGCAATACTTGATGAAGCTGATCTTTCTGAAGCTAACCTCATCGGTGCTAATTTATTAGGCGCTCAACTTGATGATGTTAAACTGATTGGGGCAACTTTAACTGGTGCTAAAAACCTGAAATCTGAACAGATAATTAACGCAGTGGGCGATCGCACTACTCGCCTTCCTGATTATATCGAAACACCAGCTAATTGGCGAGAATCTGTTTAA
- a CDS encoding S8 family peptidase, whose product MTLNNSNYFSSRQEINITPVYSGDAFQTPIDNSLNWSNRSSLPKDKNIQSHVTANSYNSQNGYGLVNAGKAVSKATGVTPYPDAPKLGGNNWGADMVNAPTAWQNGHTGKGVIVAVLDTGVDYNHEDLKNNIWTNTKEIAGNGIDDDGNGYVDDFLGWNFNSNNNNVLDNNGHGTHVSGTIAAENNGIGVTGIAYNSQIMAVKVLDENGSGSYANIANGIRYAVDNGANVINLSLGGNSGNNTLKSAIEYASSKGVIVVMAAGNSGDATPSYPARYADKSGIAVGAVDKNNQLTDFSNRSGSQEIKYVTAPGKDVYSTIPDNKYASYSGTSMAAPHVAGVVALMLSANPNLTESQVREIIISTAENGTNPQQPQPTNPSPSMPSFFPPLDSFLPFDMIDIGSQFPTDIGNIGGSFPLPFQSESSQLPSVVVSISNEDLGLEFGDFNAKTPNLETLNYYSESKDRWELRDYDMNLENMDIWSLDYV is encoded by the coding sequence ATGACATTGAATAATAGTAACTATTTTTCCTCCCGTCAGGAAATCAACATTACACCTGTTTACTCAGGTGATGCTTTTCAAACTCCCATTGACAATAGTTTAAATTGGAGTAATCGTAGTAGCTTACCAAAAGATAAAAATATTCAGTCTCATGTGACTGCAAACAGCTATAACTCTCAAAATGGTTATGGTTTAGTCAATGCAGGAAAAGCAGTGAGTAAAGCAACTGGTGTAACTCCCTATCCAGATGCTCCAAAATTGGGTGGAAATAATTGGGGTGCAGACATGGTAAATGCTCCCACAGCTTGGCAAAATGGACATACAGGAAAAGGTGTAATTGTTGCAGTTTTAGATACAGGAGTTGACTATAATCACGAAGATTTAAAAAATAATATTTGGACTAATACCAAAGAAATTGCTGGTAATGGAATAGACGATGATGGTAATGGTTATGTTGATGATTTTTTAGGTTGGAATTTTAATAGTAACAACAATAATGTTTTAGATAATAATGGACACGGAACTCATGTTTCGGGAACTATTGCCGCCGAAAATAACGGTATTGGTGTAACTGGAATTGCCTATAATTCGCAAATTATGGCAGTTAAAGTTTTAGATGAAAATGGCTCAGGTTCTTATGCAAATATCGCTAATGGTATCCGTTACGCTGTAGATAATGGTGCTAATGTTATTAACCTCAGTTTAGGAGGAAATTCTGGTAATAATACTCTCAAATCAGCTATTGAATATGCGAGCAGTAAAGGTGTAATTGTGGTGATGGCCGCAGGTAATAGTGGCGATGCTACACCATCTTATCCTGCACGTTATGCTGATAAGTCAGGTATTGCTGTGGGGGCGGTGGATAAAAATAATCAACTGACTGATTTTTCTAATCGTTCTGGTTCTCAAGAAATTAAATATGTAACTGCTCCAGGTAAGGATGTTTATTCTACAATTCCTGATAATAAATATGCTAGTTATAGCGGTACTTCTATGGCCGCTCCCCACGTTGCTGGTGTAGTAGCTTTGATGCTGAGTGCTAACCCGAATTTAACAGAAAGTCAAGTGCGGGAAATTATCATCAGTACGGCGGAAAATGGTACAAATCCCCAACAACCTCAACCTACAAATCCTTCGCCTTCTATGCCTTCTTTCTTTCCACCTTTAGATTCTTTTTTACCTTTTGATATGATTGATATCGGTTCTCAATTTCCGACTGATATTGGCAATATTGGTGGTAGTTTTCCCTTACCTTTTCAATCAGAATCATCTCAATTACCGTCGGTTGTTGTATCTATTAGTAATGAAGATTTAGGTTTAGAATTTGGTGATTTTAATGCCAAAACTCCCAATTTAGAAACCCTTAATTACTACAGTGAGAGCAAAGATAGATGGGAATTACGGGACTATGATATGAATCTAGAAAATATGGATATTTGGAGTTTAGACTATGTTTAG
- a CDS encoding HlyD family efflux transporter periplasmic adaptor subunit has protein sequence MKYSLSANPVQARQTKENFAKPEEQLSYELGKAVQELPPLYTRLLAGTISVIVFGTISWAHFSQIDEVATAPGELIASTQVRPVTSLGNGSIVAVKVKEGDRVTKDQILIERDPNFKQTDVNRLAKSSKLIEEDLQRLQAERTGGNIAGTKLQDELLNSRLLDYKARQAAAEAEAERQLSIIKQAKIRLTRLEENLANAKTGVSNAQTNLVNAENIRAKLEESLKIAQQREENLRTLLNPGAVPRVDYLEAQERLNRANTDIIRATNEVTNAKNRVTETQDKVASLGKDIAAQKQEINQAEQAYQAAKNQGLRLASERKSEILTQINRRKEELANVAGQLEQAKQEKDGETIKAPVAGTIYKVKATKGPVQSGEELLSILPEGEEMLLEVKVLNRDIGFIREGMTAKVKLATFPFQEFGVVDGEVLQISPNAVVDEKLGLVFPTRIKLSQHSMNVRGKEVEFTPGMVANAEIVTRKKSILTFIVEPITRRFSEAFSVR, from the coding sequence ATGAAATACTCTCTATCCGCAAATCCTGTTCAAGCACGTCAAACAAAAGAAAATTTTGCGAAACCCGAAGAACAATTATCCTATGAATTGGGTAAAGCTGTACAGGAATTACCACCACTTTATACAAGATTATTAGCAGGAACTATTAGTGTTATTGTATTTGGTACTATTTCCTGGGCGCATTTTTCACAAATAGATGAAGTAGCAACAGCACCGGGAGAATTAATTGCTTCTACTCAAGTGAGACCGGTGACATCTTTGGGTAATGGATCTATTGTAGCGGTAAAAGTGAAGGAAGGCGATCGCGTAACTAAAGATCAAATATTAATTGAACGTGATCCCAATTTTAAACAAACCGATGTTAACAGATTAGCGAAATCTAGTAAATTAATTGAAGAAGATTTACAAAGATTACAAGCTGAAAGAACTGGGGGAAATATTGCGGGGACAAAATTACAAGATGAGTTATTAAATTCTCGTTTATTAGATTATAAAGCTAGACAAGCAGCAGCAGAAGCAGAAGCAGAACGCCAACTTTCAATTATCAAACAAGCGAAAATTCGTTTAACTCGTTTAGAAGAAAATTTAGCTAATGCTAAAACCGGTGTGAGTAATGCTCAAACTAATTTAGTCAATGCCGAAAATATCCGTGCTAAACTAGAAGAAAGTTTAAAAATTGCCCAACAACGAGAAGAAAATTTGAGAACTTTATTAAATCCTGGTGCTGTTCCTAGAGTTGATTATTTAGAAGCCCAGGAAAGATTAAATCGAGCAAATACTGATATTATTAGAGCTACCAATGAAGTAACTAATGCCAAAAATAGAGTCACAGAAACACAGGATAAAGTAGCATCTTTAGGAAAAGATATTGCTGCTCAAAAACAAGAAATTAATCAAGCTGAACAAGCTTATCAAGCGGCAAAAAATCAAGGTTTAAGATTAGCATCAGAAAGAAAAAGTGAAATTTTAACGCAAATAAATCGGCGAAAAGAAGAATTAGCCAATGTTGCAGGACAATTAGAACAAGCGAAACAAGAAAAAGACGGAGAAACAATTAAAGCACCGGTAGCGGGAACAATTTATAAAGTTAAAGCTACAAAAGGACCTGTACAGTCTGGGGAAGAATTACTGTCAATTTTACCAGAAGGGGAAGAAATGCTGTTAGAAGTAAAGGTGCTTAACCGGGATATTGGTTTTATTCGTGAGGGAATGACAGCAAAGGTGAAATTAGCAACTTTTCCCTTTCAAGAATTTGGTGTAGTTGATGGGGAAGTTTTACAAATTAGTCCGAATGCGGTAGTTGATGAAAAATTAGGATTAGTTTTTCCAACACGAATTAAGTTAAGTCAGCATTCTATGAATGTGCGGGGTAAAGAGGTGGAATTTACGCCAGGGATGGTTGCAAATGCGGAGATTGTGACGCGGAAGAAGTCAATTTTAACCTTTATTGTTGAGCCAATTACCCGCAGATTTAGTGAGGCTTTTTCTGTGAGGTAA
- a CDS encoding SDR family oxidoreductase, protein MILVTGATGDIGRRVVRLLRQQQKSVRCFVRLTSHYSELEHRGSDIFIGDLREEKDIKKACQGVKYIISAHGSGNDALSLDYRANIELIDQAKIQGVEHFVLISVLGAERGYEDAPVFKAKRAVEKYLQSSGLNYTILRPSGLASNLLPLAERFREIGLYLLIGDPKNRTSIISTDDLAKIVVDSLTVTEARNQILPVGGPEILLREDIPKIFSRIFNKEPIIINVSLFAVDGLRGVWGLFDSSAQTGLGTFRTLLANEFYCTSEENANLERIYNFQLETVENFLRRYLAI, encoded by the coding sequence ATGATTCTAGTAACTGGAGCAACGGGAGATATTGGCCGCCGCGTGGTGCGGTTATTACGTCAACAACAGAAATCTGTACGGTGTTTTGTTCGTCTTACATCCCATTACAGCGAGTTAGAACACCGGGGTTCTGATATATTTATTGGTGATCTACGAGAAGAAAAGGATATCAAAAAAGCCTGTCAAGGTGTGAAATATATCATTAGCGCCCACGGTTCAGGAAATGATGCTTTATCTTTAGATTATCGCGCTAATATTGAACTAATTGATCAGGCAAAAATTCAGGGTGTTGAGCATTTTGTCTTGATATCCGTTTTAGGTGCGGAAAGAGGATATGAAGACGCTCCCGTTTTCAAAGCTAAACGCGCAGTAGAAAAATATTTGCAAAGTAGTGGCTTAAATTACACTATTTTACGCCCATCTGGATTAGCATCAAACCTGCTACCTTTAGCGGAACGGTTTAGAGAAATTGGTTTATATTTGCTCATCGGTGATCCCAAAAATCGCACATCTATTATTAGCACCGATGACTTAGCCAAAATAGTGGTAGATTCTTTAACTGTTACTGAGGCTCGTAATCAAATTTTACCAGTAGGAGGACCAGAAATTTTATTGCGTGAGGACATTCCGAAAATTTTTAGTCGCATCTTTAACAAAGAACCAATTATCATTAATGTTTCTTTATTTGCGGTTGATGGTTTACGGGGAGTATGGGGTTTATTTGACTCTTCAGCACAAACAGGTTTAGGAACTTTTCGCACTTTATTAGCTAATGAATTTTACTGTACATCAGAAGAAAATGCCAATTTAGAAAGAATTTATAACTTTCAATTGGAAACTGTGGAAAACTTTTTGCGGCGTTATTTAGCAATTTAA
- a CDS encoding DUF29 domain-containing protein, translating to MQIPETNPKLKIPVSSLYVSDFYAWTQEQADLLRNHQWHKIDWQNLIEEVESLGKQQRQELRNRLSILIGHLLKWQFQPQRRSRSWLATLRIQRLDTIELLEENPSLKSYLEEALGKAYLKGVELAVKETDLPRSNFPSNCPYSLQEILDDGFYPGEASELVNE from the coding sequence ATGCAAATACCAGAAACAAACCCAAAGCTGAAAATACCTGTATCCAGTCTCTATGTTAGTGACTTTTATGCTTGGACACAGGAACAAGCTGATTTACTCCGCAACCATCAATGGCATAAAATTGATTGGCAAAATTTAATTGAGGAAGTTGAATCTTTGGGAAAACAGCAACGTCAAGAACTGCGAAATCGTTTAAGTATTTTAATAGGACATTTATTAAAATGGCAGTTTCAACCACAACGCCGCAGTCGTAGTTGGTTAGCAACCCTTCGCATTCAACGCTTAGATACTATTGAATTACTTGAGGAAAATCCGAGTTTAAAATCCTATCTTGAGGAGGCACTTGGTAAAGCTTATTTGAAAGGTGTGGAATTAGCTGTTAAAGAAACTGATTTACCTCGTAGCAATTTTCCCTCTAATTGTCCTTATAGTTTACAGGAAATTTTAGATGATGGTTTTTATCCTGGTGAAGCAAGTGAGTTAGTCAATGAGTGA
- a CDS encoding sunset domain-containing protein, protein MGRSKAKKQSLLKNIIGLPVVVAVIILATEFGGSRSPSLITSLTKPGCKIKGNISINTGRKFYHVPGAEDYDSTVIDPTKGEKWFCTESEAVANGWRKAPK, encoded by the coding sequence ATGGGTAGAAGTAAGGCAAAAAAACAGAGTTTACTGAAAAATATTATCGGTCTTCCTGTTGTTGTTGCTGTTATTATTTTGGCAACTGAATTTGGAGGTAGCCGTTCGCCATCTCTGATCACATCTCTCACCAAACCAGGATGCAAAATTAAAGGTAATATTTCCATTAATACCGGGAGAAAATTTTATCATGTTCCTGGTGCAGAGGACTATGATTCAACAGTAATTGATCCAACAAAGGGAGAAAAATGGTTTTGTACAGAGTCAGAAGCTGTAGCAAATGGTTGGCGTAAAGCGCCAAAGTAA
- the xth gene encoding exodeoxyribonuclease III, which translates to MKIATWNVNSIRTRLEQVINWLSENPVDVLCLQETKVIDQGFPLNSFENLGYHPYIYGQKAYNGVALISSQPLEDVSMGFCSVLKDLDPTWDEQKRVISGVIDGVRIVNLYVPNGSSVGSEKYEYKLRWLKVLGKYLQQLLLSNPAISMCGDFNIALEDIDINDKVKIENHIMASDAERQALKDVLDLGFADAFRKFNQEGGNYSWWDYRTAAFKRNLGWRIDHHYLTPVIYERAQSCIIDVAPRKLEKPSDHTPVVVEF; encoded by the coding sequence ATGAAAATCGCTACTTGGAATGTCAATTCAATTCGGACTCGTTTAGAACAGGTGATTAACTGGTTAAGTGAAAATCCCGTTGATGTCTTGTGTTTACAGGAAACGAAAGTTATAGATCAAGGTTTTCCCCTCAATTCCTTTGAAAACTTAGGTTATCATCCTTATATTTACGGACAGAAAGCATATAACGGAGTGGCGCTAATTAGCAGTCAACCTTTGGAAGATGTGAGTATGGGTTTCTGTTCAGTTTTGAAAGACTTAGATCCTACATGGGATGAACAAAAGCGGGTAATTAGTGGTGTAATTGATGGTGTAAGAATTGTCAATCTTTACGTTCCTAATGGTTCATCAGTAGGAAGTGAAAAATATGAATATAAACTGCGGTGGTTAAAAGTATTGGGGAAATATTTGCAGCAATTACTATTATCAAATCCGGCTATTTCTATGTGTGGTGATTTTAATATTGCGTTGGAAGATATTGATATTAATGACAAAGTAAAAATAGAAAATCATATTATGGCTTCTGATGCAGAACGCCAAGCTTTAAAAGATGTGCTTGATTTAGGTTTTGCGGATGCTTTCAGAAAGTTTAATCAAGAGGGGGGAAATTATAGTTGGTGGGATTATCGGACTGCGGCTTTTAAGAGAAATTTAGGTTGGAGAATAGACCATCATTATTTAACACCTGTGATTTATGAACGCGCTCAAAGTTGCATTATTGATGTTGCACCCAGGAAGTTAGAAAAACCTAGTGATCATACGCCGGTGGTGGTAGAGTTTTAG